The segment TCTGCGCTCATCtcatctacatatgtatgtgtctTTTACAAAACATATACTATACTCGCGAGTGGCATAAACGTCTATAAATTGTCTCGCTCATCCACTCCTTTGGGGCACTTTAAAGTTAGTCTCAACAGAActttgtgctgtgtgtgttCCTGCTACATTCATTGCATTCAAACATAAGTTTGTTTGTGGTGTGTATGGTTTAAATATTGGCATTCTTCGTCCTTATATTTTCTCATTTCTCCATTCTATAGCCGAAACGGTTCGCGCTTCTCCGTCGTTGTGGTACCGCGCGCTGTGCGATGCATTGTCGAGCTGAATGTCGGCTCCGCCGAACTCTTGCGCATACCCGACGGGGTCGTGCTTCCGCTGATGTTCCGCCTAAGGGCAGGGGATTGTAAAGAAAATCGGTTAGTCAATGGTTCTCAACTTATTTCCAAAGCATATAACAATAACAGAAACATAAGTAGTATAACGGTAGACTAGAAAATATTGTTGAAAATGTTGACTTGGAATCGAATGAGGGTATCTTAATCGGTATCCGTGATGGGCGGCTTTAGTTGTGGGGATGGTAAGTACAACAATACGAGTAGTTAGCATATAAGAAACCATAACCACTGATCATCCTGCGCTATATCATGTGATGCCTTATGACTAGCCTAAGCTTATGAATTTGTAATTATGTTAAGTGTTGTCTGGAGAGCGGTATTACCTAATTCGTTTGAAGCCGAAGCCTGTTAGTGCTGGTATACTGGATGATCTACTCATGCCTCCGTTGCTGTTTCAGTAaatattgttttttgttgttgtttttttataGGAAATTCAGGCATAGGAggtttttttgtgtttgttttagtTGCGTTCAAGCAAATTTCAAATTTTTTAAAATGCCAATTGGAGTTGTTTGTTAGCGTATCATGATGGTTggttgtttgtttgtgtgaGTTGTGTTGGTCAAAAGTTAATGCGGTAAACCGAAAACAATGTGGAAAATAAAAGGTTTAAATTAATAAGATTTGTTGTTTGATTTTGTGTCCCACTTTCCCCAATGTTCCCCACTCGGAAAAGTGCCATGGCCAAGCAACTGTCACCAAAATCATACCTTGTGGGTGCTGGACTGGCCGAGCCGGAGGCGGTTTTGCGGGTGATGGTGCTAGAGCCGTTCAGGCGACTGCCTGGCGTGGTGCTGGTCACTGATAGTCGCGCTGGGCGTGGCGTAGTGCCGCTGGCGGTGCTTGCTGTTGACGGTTTCCGTTGCGGAATGCGTGACGGCGTGTGATCGTCTACGGGAATAAAAAGAGGTATAAATTGTGCTTGGTCGTTTAATGGTGGCTTCGATCCTTGTCTGCTGAGCGGGCGTGAATTGGGCTTGGAGCCGGCACGAGAGCCTCCTGGCGTGAGGCCTGTGCGTGTGCTCGTGTAGGTGACCTTGCGCGGCGTGTACCGGCCCGAGGGTCCACCGTGGCTGCCCTCGTTGTCGCTCAGAGAGTCGGGAGTGCTGGCCGAAAGTGACGAGCGCGATGGCCGCGATGGGAATCGAGCGAACCGATCGCTCGCGGACCTGTGTGGAAGAGAGCTAACGATTAGATGTGATCTTTTGAACGATCCCCCCTCTAGACCCGCTGAAAATGGAACCGATTTAATTTTGATTCTCCTCCTTCTGTGGCTTCTCCGGCTCATCTTTCTCTCACTCCGCCGCCAATCATTGGACAATGGACTTACCCAGTGTGTTGTTGGATGACAATGCAGCACATGTGGACTCAGCGGGACCGAGCGGCTGGTATTGCATCGGACGAATACTGTGCCGCCGGCACCCATGTGTATGGGAAAGGCGCATGGAACTTGGTCTTGTGCACGGATTTTCTCAAAGATTGGCATTAATTCGGCCAAGTGCTCATCAGCTACATGTATAGAAATCAATTTTGGATACGTTTAGCCAACATTGAACAGCAAAGGGCAGCTGGCAAACGGCATATGATCATTTAAGCCATGGACAACAACCTAACAACCTAGCGCCTAACAACCTCAATAGCCTCGTGGCCTCATAGCCTCAGGTGCGTTAACGGGGTGTACTGTACTCTAGCATGAACTCAAAAGGTCGCAAAAACTTAACATTTAATCGAGTACAAAAATGAATAGAGAGGCAACaacaatatacatatatgtacgtataaGTAAAATTATACAAATCGATATGAACGAGTATGTTCTCATGCAGATATACAACAAATCAAGAGTCGGCGGCGCAGCAGCTTTGGCGAGAGCTTtgtaaacaacacacacaacGAACGAGCCCAGAACGAAAGGCTTAAGATCTTACCTCGTGCCCTTAAAGGATgtatggatggatggatagaGAAGGTTGGTGGGTGGACAGGATTTGAATATCGGTTTCACTCTCCTGGTATTTGGTACTCATTACTCGTTACACGTTACTCGTTACCCGTTTAACGCttcagtttctgtttttgATTTACCTTGATGATGGGACCTTGTCCACTCATATATGGCGGCAAGTTGGAGCTGCCGCCATTGTGGGCATGGGGTGAGGAGGTGGCAGTGGCGGCTGCATTGGGCGTGGAACGTCTGGGCGTGAAGGCGGCCATGCTCTGCGAGACGCCATCGGCCAATATGAATTGTTCGCGTAGCTCAATGTTAGTGCGTCCCTTGGCTGCTCCGAGGCGGTAACAGTGTGGCGGTTGGCGGTAGCGGTTGAGGATGCGATTGCGGTTGCGATGCGAATGGTggttttttatatatatgtgCAGGTATGACCGTtagcacacacacgcacatatatagacaccacacacacacacacacaacacaaacacatacaCGATAGAGGCGCACGAGTATGTTTTCGGGCAATGTTTGTTGTAGGGCGAACAtataaacaacaacaataacatcGAAATATCGTTACCGCAAGGTAGTATTGTTACATATTTTCAGTGTTTTTGGTATGTTTGGTATTTTTTGTGGGCACAGGCGGGTGCATCGGGCGTGGGAGTGGGCGGCGCAAGCGAAGAGTATACATATTTATCGGGATCATTTATTCAATATTCAATCATTTTCGGTATTTCGGTTAAATAAATAACGGAAAAGTACCATttggaaaaaaagaaaaaggggGAAACATAAAATTTGATTagtaaaaaacgaaacaaaaacaaatacacaAATTCAATTGTTAACTAATTTGGCAAATAGAAGTAGCAGACGAGACGCAAAACGAAATCTGGTGAGGCTTCAAACATAAAATGCGTGACATGAACGTACAGCCTAGAGCCTACGGTACACCGGTGCTGTTAGTTAACAGCAGGCGCGACTGTATTAGCTAAGCAGAATGTTAGTTGGAAAGTGAAATAGTAGGTTAACAAAATGAAAAGCATGCATTAAAGTAGATTTCTTTAGGTGTAGTACATATAATAGTTATTTTAGCTAACACTAGGCGTTGCTGGAGATACCCGGTTAATAGCACTATCTAAAAGATACAGTTGAAAGGTTGGCTAGTTATGGGTGGGAGTGTGAGTTGTATGGGTGAGTACAGTAAATGGCGAAACCCTAGGCTAGGCTGGGCTTTGGATTTAATTGGGTTTTTGGTTGCTGATTTCGTTTGGTTATTGTGTATGAGGCGGCATAGGCGCTGGCTGGATGGCGATAAAAACAAACTGATTATCAAAAGGCGCGCGCTGTTAATTTGTAGCTTTATTTAGGCAACTTTTGGACCAAAATTATAGTAGAGTAGATGAGGTTTAATCGATGGTCAGAACTGTTTAAAGGCtgttgttttatttttccAGGAGGTGCTGTTTTTTAGGCACAATATTTTATTGCTGGTTGGTTGTTGGTTGGTTAAATGATTATATCCGTTTGgtattattaatatttagCATTGAATCATAATTAGTTGCTAAGCACAACTGTACCTAGATGTGAAATGCATGTGATTTTTGTTTATATGAGATGGATGATCAAGATGATGCATCACATCTGGATAGACAAAATGCATGTGGAATGCGGGGTGGCATGTTTAAGATGTGGACTACAAGATTACACTAGAATATTATTGTAGATATGGATGGATATggatatacgagtatgtgggCGATTGGGACTGGTTTACTGAATACTGATGATGCTTCATGGAATGGATGAAGATCAACAAATTTCgaaattgtgtgtgtgtgtacgcaACACAACTACATATGGTGTTTTTGGATAGCTAGAAAGATTAGCCGAACCGGTTCGTTCGCAACTTACCGCAACAAGGATCGTTCTTCTGCAGGAATTCATCAAGGGCCACCCAGCCGCCGCCCACGCGCACCATAACAGTGCTGCGCAGGATGCGAACCAGGCGCAGTTTCTGCGAATCTCCAAACTGAAAAAGAGGAAATCAGGACCCTGTTGGTTGGACAGTAGTTGGACGAACTTACTCTGTACTTTCCCTCGCCCACTTGGAACACACGGAACTTCTGTCGGCACGTGCAGAGCATGACCAGACGCTTCACTTCATCGTGTATCTTGTCCGAGTCGTTGGCTGGCTTGCGCTCTTGCCAGTCGGGCCTCAGGGCGGCAATGAACTCCTGCCAGTCAATAAGGCCCTCGCCATTGCGATCGAAAAGATCGGCCACGGCCTTCATTTCCAAGCCAGATGTGTCGAATTCTGCCGTAAATTGAAGGCATCAGTAATGTACTTTCTGTATATGGTTGCAAAAAGTTGGAACTTACTCGTGTTGAGTATTCCGTCGATGAAGACATCGCGTGGTATCATGCCATTGTTGTCCTTGTCCATTTTGCGGAACAGATCCGTCAAGCGCGACTTCTTGTGATTCATGTACTTGAGGAACTAAGGAACAGAAACAGGAATAGCATAAATAATATTGACTCGGTTGTGCTTTTAGCTTAGACTGAAGCTTTGGATACTTACGCGCTTGCGCCAATCGTCCCAGCTAAAGTTGCGAGCACGCTCCACGTCCTTCAGATACAGGAGATGATCGTTGAGCAGACGCTGGCGCTCCCATGAGAGCATCCAGACATCGCGCCACTTGGTCCACAGAAGCTTGGCGCGTGGCGAACGGAATTCAAGTTCGGGTCCAGTGGAGCTAATTCAAAATGGAGGAGAGGAGAATGGGAAATTATAGCGGAGCCTAAGCCTGAGATGATCCAAAAGGATGATCCAATCCGAAACTACATAAGAAACCCGAGCACTAGACATGCACAGCTTGAGAGATGCACTGGAAAGATGTGTTGGGGTGCACTTACCTTGGCGAGAATCTGGGGCCGTAGTGCGGCAGACGATCTCTGTCGGGCGTGTCACGTGTGGGCGTGACACGACTGCACACAGATATTTGGTTTGTACATTGATTTAGGCAAATAAAGCGGCAAGATGCAAAGTTTTGATTGATTTGTTTGATATTCGAGCGGTATGAGGCAACGTATACGTAGGCGTAGATGAAAGTAGATTCAAAAAGagacaaaacaaaacaaaatatggTAAGCTAACGAACAAAATACGCACAAAACTCAAATAGATATATAATTATTAATTATGGTACGCAGCATTTCCAAAATATTTAGTTGAAAGTttgaaaaacaaaagaaattcGTTTCCGATTTGAGAATTTTGAAGTACATGCGGAATCTATCTATTCTTAGAATCGGTATACAGTGGTAAGTGTTGATAACTCACCTTCCCTTGCGGGCGTTGAGTCCCTGGTCGCGAGAGCCCTTGAAGCTGTGAGTAGAGAAGGAGAGAGGCACATGGATTAGATCACAGTTTGAGAGCAATGCGGAAGAGCAATAGTTTTGTCAGCAGTGATTAAGCAGGCTGTGGTGTGTGTGCAGGATTGGTATGAGGTGTAGTAGTACATTAGCATCTACGGGGTTTTAGCACTACATTCGGGAGATTCTTTGGAGCAGCGATGGGGGGCACGTGGAGGTCGAGTCGAGCGTGAATGTGCCACCGCTGCTTTAGAATGTCATGTGGGTGGGGGTTTGGGGAGGCGTTGGATGTTAGGCATTCACCACAACTGTTTCTGTTGCAGTGTTTCTGCGGTGGATGGTGTGAGTAAGTTTCTGTCAAACCTTTGACGCCTCATGCCATCGGGCGACTGTTCACGCAGATCGTGACTGGAGCCACGTCTGTATATCGATCGTTGATTGGTTGGtgtggtttttatacccgatactcaaaatgagtattggggtatattagatttgtggtaaaagtggatgtgtgtaacgtccagaaggaatcgtttccgaccccataaagtatatatatgcttgatcagcatcaatagccgagtcgattgagccatgtctgtctgtccgtctgtccgtccgtccgtccgtccgtccgtccgtccgtccgtccgtccccttcagcgcctagtgctcaaagactataagagctagagcaaccatgttttggatccagacttctgtgatatgtcactgctacaaaaatatttcaaaacttcgccccgcccacttccgcccccacaaaggacgaaaatctgtggcatccacatttttaaagatacgataaaaccaaaaacgcagaatcggtgaggatgaccatatcttctacagtgaaAAATCTGaactagatcgtataatgattatagccagaatcaagaaaacaatttcattctttctcgctctgtctctctctaacacacaggtttcatggtcggttttgtcaattgcaaatatgagttcaaagatctcagaacctataagagccagagcaaccaaatttggtatccacactcctgtgatatcggcccttgaccgtttcgtgtccaaatttcgccacacccccttccgcccccgcaaagaacgaaaatctggggcatccacaaatctcagagactattaaggctagagtaaccaaatttggtatccgcacttctgttagatctcactataaaacgtatatctcagaatttcgccccacccccttccgcccccacaaaagacgaaaatctgttgcatccacaatattgcacatttgagaaaactaaaaacgcagaatcatagataatgaccatatctatcagattgctgaatctggatcagatcggatcatttttgtagccaaaagcaagaaatcaattttcagtggctacgcagcgcccgacgtcacgctcagactgattttctgtctctctcgcacgcactctttgtcgtgtggttcaatattatcggagtctgccgcaggagagccatactgacttagtatcgggtataactgtagagttgcggtgtccgcagcaactcacagcgttccacctcgtttgttttgttatacccgatactcaaaatgagtattggggtatattagatttgtggtaaaagtggatgtgtgtaacgtccagaaggaatcgtttccgaccccataaagtatatatattcttgatcagcatcaatagccgagtcgattgagccctgtctgtctgtccgtctgtccgtccgtccgtccgtccgtccgtccgtccgtccgtccgaccgtccgtccgtccgtccgtccgtccccttcagcgcccagtgctcaaagactataagagctagagcaaccatgttttggatccagacttctgtgatatgtcactgctacaaaaatatttcaaaacttcgccccgcccacttccgcccccacaaaggacgaaaatctgtggcatccacatttttaaagatacgataaaaccaaaaacgcagaatcggtgaggatgaccatatcttctacagtgaaAAATCTGaactagatcgtataatgattatagccagaagcaagaaaacaatttcattctttctctctctgtctctctctttcatggtcggttttgtcaattgcaaaatatgagttcaaggatctcagaacctataagagccagagcaaccaaatttggtatccagactcctgtgatatcggaccttgaccgtttcgtgtccaaatttcgccacacccccttccgcccccgcaaagaacgaaaatcttgggcatccacaaatctcagagactattaaggctaaaataaccaaatttggtatccgcatttctgttagatctcactataaaacgtatatctcagaatttcgccccacccccttccgcccccacaaaagacgaaaatctgttgcatccacaatattgcacattcgagaaaactaaaaacgcagaatcatagataatgaccatatgtatcagattgctgaatctggatcagatcggatcatttttgtagccaaaagcaagaaatcaattttcagtggctacgcagcgcccgacgtcaggctcagactgattttctgtctctctcgcacgcactctttgtcgtgtggttcaatattatcggagtctgccgcaggagagccatactgacttagtttcgggtataactgtagagttgcggtgtccgcagcaactcacagcgttccacctcgtttgttttgttatacccgatactcaaaatgagtattggggtatattagatttgtggtaaaagtggatgtgtgtaacgtccagaaggaatcgtttccgaccccataaagtatatatattcttgatcagcatcaatagccgagtcgattgagccctgtctgtctgtccgtctgtccgtccgtccgtccgtccgtccgaccgtccgtccgtccgtccgtccgtccccttcagcgcctagtgctcaaagaatataagagctagagcaacgatgttttggatccagacttctgtgatatgtcactgctacaaaaatatttcaaaacttcgccccgcccacttccgcccctacaaaggacgaaaatctggggcatccacaaatctcagagactattaaggctagagtaaccaaatttggtatccgcacttctgttgaatctcactataaaacgtatatctcagaatttcgccccgcccacttccgcccccacaaagaacgcaaatctgtggcatccacatttttaaagatacgataaaaccaaaaacgcagaatcggtgaggatgaccatatcttctacagtgcaaaatctgaaccagatcgtacaatgattatagccagaagcaagaaaacaatttcattctttctcgctctgtctctctctaacacacaggtttcatggtcggttttgtcaattgcaaaatatgagttcaaggttctcagaacctataagagccagagcaaccaaatttggtatccacactcctgtgatatcggaccttgaccgtttcgtgtccaaatttcgccacacccccttccgcccccgcaaaggacgaaaatctggggcatccacaaatcttagagactattaaagctagagtaaccaaatttgatatccgcacttctgttagatctcactataaaacgtatatctcagaatatcgccccacccccttccgcccccacaaaagacgaaaatctgttgcatccacaatattgcacattcgagaaaactaaaaacgcagaatcatagataattaccatatctatcagattgctgaatctggatcagatcggatcatttttgtagccaaaagcaagaaatcaattttcagtggctacgcagcgcccgacgtcacgctcagactgattttctgtctctctcgcacgcactctttgtcgtgtggttcaatattagcggcgtctgccgcaggagagccatactgacttagtatcgggtataactgtagagttgcggtgtccgcagcaactcacaacgttccacctcgtttgttttgtttttggtttaatttttgtttttttggatAGGCAGAGAAAGTGTGCAAGACGTTGCGGGGGGAGTATTGTTATTTTGGAGTTGGAGTTTTGAATATTGTAGCAATAAAGTGGCGGGATGGATACAAAAGAAAGTATAAAAAG is part of the Drosophila miranda strain MSH22 chromosome Y unlocalized genomic scaffold, D.miranda_PacBio2.1 Contig_Y1_pilon, whole genome shotgun sequence genome and harbors:
- the LOC117189971 gene encoding uncharacterized protein PB18E9.04c-like, with product MCCIVIQQHTGSASDRFARFPSRPSRSSLSASTPDSLSDNEGSHGGPSGRYTPRKVTYTSTRTGLTPGGSRAGSKPNSRPLSRQGSKPPLNDQAQFIPLFIPVDDHTPSRIPQRKPSTASTASGTTPRPARLSVTSTTPGSRLNGSSTITRKTASGSASPAPTSNGGMSRSSSIPALTGFGFKRIRRNISGSTTPSGMRKSSAEPTFSSTMHRTARGTTTTEKREPFRL